One part of the Lachnospiraceae bacterium JLR.KK002 genome encodes these proteins:
- a CDS encoding dipicolinate synthase subunit DpsA, with amino-acid sequence MAILSIAILGGDLRQCYTAEYLHSCGWNVTCFHTPDFPCDSNIITEHSLSQALQEADIILLPTPVSKDGTSLFQADTGKPPCLLEELWASLHSGQIVAAYSLSPEQTHLLEESRCQACQFSRLPLFARENALLTAEGLLGELIRYTPFSLASARILLLGYGCCGSAIAALLHPLCRSIYVLEQDREQQILAEKKGICPIQEEDFSTVLPHCNIVINTIPAWVLMPEQIRELPGSCHIFDIASPPFGFPDDMTEKYLLPCFRLPGLPGRFSPVTSGQLIGKILERITDYVL; translated from the coding sequence ATGGCAATATTATCCATTGCAATCCTGGGCGGCGACCTGCGTCAGTGTTATACCGCAGAATATCTTCATTCCTGCGGATGGAACGTAACCTGCTTCCACACCCCGGATTTCCCCTGCGATTCCAATATTATAACGGAACATTCTCTGTCTCAGGCCTTACAGGAGGCAGATATCATACTGCTGCCCACACCTGTATCCAAAGACGGAACCTCTCTGTTCCAGGCAGACACCGGCAAACCTCCCTGCCTCCTGGAAGAACTGTGGGCTTCTCTGCATTCCGGCCAGATTGTGGCAGCATACAGCCTTTCTCCGGAGCAGACCCATCTGCTGGAAGAAAGCCGCTGTCAGGCATGCCAGTTCTCCCGGCTGCCTTTGTTTGCCAGAGAAAACGCTCTGCTCACAGCAGAGGGGCTTCTGGGGGAGCTTATCCGTTATACCCCCTTTTCACTGGCTTCCGCCCGGATTCTCCTGCTGGGATACGGCTGCTGCGGCTCTGCCATCGCAGCCCTTCTTCATCCCCTGTGCCGCAGCATTTATGTGCTGGAACAGGATCGGGAACAGCAGATACTTGCCGAAAAAAAGGGAATCTGCCCCATTCAGGAAGAAGATTTTTCCACGGTGCTGCCCCATTGTAATATAGTAATCAACACTATCCCGGCATGGGTTCTTATGCCGGAACAAATCCGGGAACTTCCCGGTTCCTGCCATATTTTCGATATTGCTTCCCCGCCCTTTGGCTTTCCGGATGATATGACAGAAAAATACCTGCTGCCCTGTTTCCGCCTTCCGGGCCTTCCGGGACGGTTTTCTCCTGTCACCTCCGGACAGCTTATCGGAAAAATATTAGAAAGGATTACAGATTATGTCTTATGA
- a CDS encoding dipicolinate synthase subunit B, whose protein sequence is MSYDFHDKSIGIGFTGSFCTYEKIFAALEELKNTGASLLPVFSSNASSLDSRFGTSASFLERARALTGKEPITTIPGAEPIGPKGLMDILVIAPCTGNTLSKLANGISDTPVLMAAKSHLRNNRPLVLSLSTNDALGMNLKNIGILLNTKNIYFVPFGQDDYQAKPNSMTAFTDLLAETIDCALSGRQIQPVIRSPHGLNAIKV, encoded by the coding sequence ATGTCTTATGATTTTCATGATAAATCCATTGGTATCGGTTTTACCGGTTCCTTCTGCACTTACGAAAAAATTTTCGCTGCACTGGAAGAATTGAAAAACACCGGAGCCAGCCTGCTTCCGGTATTCTCCTCAAATGCTTCCAGTCTGGATTCCAGATTCGGCACCAGCGCTTCTTTTCTGGAGCGTGCCCGCGCCCTCACCGGTAAAGAGCCCATCACCACCATTCCGGGCGCGGAGCCCATCGGCCCCAAAGGACTGATGGATATTCTGGTTATCGCCCCCTGCACGGGAAATACTCTGTCCAAACTGGCCAACGGAATTTCCGACACTCCGGTGCTGATGGCAGCCAAATCCCACCTGCGCAACAACAGGCCTCTGGTACTCTCCCTGTCCACCAATGACGCTCTTGGCATGAACCTGAAAAATATAGGCATTTTACTGAATACCAAAAACATCTATTTCGTCCCCTTCGGACAGGATGATTATCAGGCGAAACCCAATTCCATGACTGCTTTTACGGATCTTCTGGCCGAAACTATCGACTGCGCCCTTTCCGGCAGGCAGATTCAGCCGGTCATCCGCAGCCCCCACGGACTGAATGCGATAAAGGTTTGA
- a CDS encoding MATE family efflux transporter, which yields MKKNADNETLLAAILGQQEEPGRTQKLSVVWRLSIPAILAQLTSIMMQYIDTAMVGNLGAGASAAIGLVSTTTWLLNGLCSSLSTGFSVQAAQKIGAGQEQEARNILKHALITALIFSGILMTAGIAVSGSLPLWLGAGEDIRQNASGYFLIYACSLPAFQLNSLAGSMLQCSGNMKTPAILDAVMCGLDVLFNLLFIWLWGVPGAALGTALATLVICVTKLWIVTFRSSALHIRKKEPCPFQKSILQRTVRIGLPMGFEHMAICGAMIASTRIIAPLGTVAIAANSIAVTAESICYMPGYGIAAAATTLTGQSIGAGKKHLARSFSNLSILLGCLIMTGAGILMYFLCPVIFRMLTPDIQVQQLAAEVLRIELFAEPLFAASIVASGALCGAGDSLIPCLLNLASIWGVRLTLSVLLVGQWGLPGVWFAMCVELCVRGLLLVFRQQRFRW from the coding sequence ATGAAAAAGAATGCAGATAATGAAACATTACTGGCTGCCATACTGGGGCAGCAGGAAGAACCTGGACGGACGCAGAAATTATCCGTGGTGTGGCGCCTGAGTATCCCGGCCATTCTGGCCCAGCTTACCTCTATTATGATGCAGTACATCGACACTGCCATGGTGGGTAATCTGGGCGCAGGAGCTTCCGCGGCCATCGGCCTGGTTTCCACCACTACCTGGCTGCTGAACGGCCTGTGCAGTTCCCTCTCCACCGGCTTCTCTGTCCAGGCTGCCCAGAAAATCGGAGCCGGACAGGAACAGGAAGCCCGTAACATTCTAAAACACGCACTGATTACCGCACTGATTTTTTCCGGAATACTGATGACAGCAGGTATTGCAGTCAGCGGTTCTCTGCCTCTGTGGCTTGGCGCAGGAGAAGACATACGGCAAAATGCCTCCGGCTATTTTCTGATTTACGCCTGCTCCCTTCCGGCCTTTCAGCTAAACAGCCTGGCCGGCTCCATGCTGCAGTGCAGCGGAAATATGAAAACTCCCGCCATTCTGGATGCGGTGATGTGCGGTCTTGACGTGCTGTTCAACCTGCTGTTTATCTGGCTCTGGGGCGTACCCGGAGCGGCTCTTGGCACTGCCCTTGCCACTCTCGTCATCTGCGTCACAAAGCTGTGGATTGTCACATTCCGTTCTTCCGCTCTGCATATCCGTAAGAAAGAGCCCTGCCCGTTTCAGAAAAGCATCCTGCAGCGTACGGTTCGGATTGGACTTCCCATGGGGTTTGAGCACATGGCCATCTGCGGCGCCATGATTGCTTCTACACGTATTATTGCTCCCCTGGGTACCGTAGCCATTGCGGCAAATTCCATTGCTGTAACAGCCGAAAGCATCTGCTACATGCCCGGCTACGGTATTGCCGCTGCAGCAACCACCCTGACGGGTCAGAGCATTGGAGCAGGAAAAAAGCATCTGGCCAGGAGCTTCTCCAACCTGTCCATTTTGCTGGGCTGTCTGATTATGACGGGGGCCGGAATCCTGATGTATTTCCTGTGCCCGGTTATTTTCAGAATGCTGACGCCGGATATTCAGGTTCAGCAGCTTGCAGCAGAGGTACTGCGGATTGAATTATTTGCTGAGCCTCTGTTTGCCGCTTCCATCGTGGCCTCCGGCGCCCTCTGCGGCGCAGGGGACTCTCTGATTCCATGCCTGCTGAACCTTGCCAGTATCTGGGGCGTCCGGCTGACTCTGTCTGTCCTGCTGGTGGGACAATGGGGCCTTCCGGGAGTCTGGTTCGCCATGTGCGTGGAACTGTGCGTCCGGGGACTGCTGCTGGTCTTCCGGCAGCAGCGGTTCCGCTGGTGA
- a CDS encoding chorismate--pyruvate lyase, translating into MNFGPIEYTVARIDGDYAYLQQEDNPQEELKCVARALLPPEIAEGSGLHYEMMEYTLKSM; encoded by the coding sequence ATGAATTTTGGACCAATAGAATATACGGTGGCGCGTATTGACGGAGATTATGCTTACCTTCAGCAGGAGGACAATCCTCAGGAAGAACTGAAATGCGTGGCACGGGCACTGCTTCCGCCGGAGATTGCAGAGGGCTCCGGGCTCCATTATGAAATGATGGAATATACGCTGAAAAGTATGTAA